Below is a genomic region from Leptolyngbyaceae cyanobacterium.
GTTGACCTGCAAGATGGTCACATTTGCCTTTCCATGTCGCTGCATACACCCCTCTTCCAAATTCTCCCTTTAGATGATTGTACAGTTGTCTTGACCGAACTCGATATTTTAATTTTCAATAATTCTGACTTATCAATTCGTTGTCTGGAAGGTTTACCAGAAATTGCCGCTGATTTGACAGTACATGATGGGGATTTGATAATTAGATTAATTGATGAAAACCGTTTGATTCTCAATTTGTTAACTTTGGATTTGAAAGAACAGACTCCCGTTTCTCCGTAGAGATAGCAGAATCAACTTGAAAAGAAAATTTGAGGACAAGGGGTAAAAACAACTTCCCCTCCAGATTTCTATTGCTTAAACTAACTTTTAATTACTCATCTACAGCCTTTCGCCAAAAATTATAAGTTTCAGTCCCTATATTTTGGCTCTCTTGTGAATATATTTGAGCTAAACAATTAAAAAAACTAAGTGCGTAATTTGATAAGCCCAGAATCCTTAAACTCGTCAATATCCTAGTAATCCGAAGGTAATTGTGATTTCTTGGATTAATCCATTTTCCCTTTCGCGATTCATATTCATCCGACTTGCTAACCTCAATTTCAGGATCATCCCATTTGCTGCATTGCAACCCATAAAATTTCAACATGACTTTGAAAGATTTAAATAACCGCAACCTTAAATTTTTATCGCTTTTAAACGCTGCCACTACTTCGTCAGTCAAAACAGGCGCATTCCGGTTAAACTTACTTCTTTCTCTCAACGGAAAAAGCCACTGGATA
It encodes:
- a CDS encoding opioid growth factor receptor-related protein, whose product is MLKITQTPPDAVEAQKTFSVGGIADPVNAGKSLILIIDNQLTITGPTVTSSGTWKIDLAFKQIGYHRLLIALEDEQIELIVTVVNELMNQPTGDILAFYSGQQPDSRGRMIEDIWSWDYAKLESTHDYIQWLFPLRERSKFNRNAPVLTDEVVAAFKSDKNLRLRLFKSFKVMLKFYGLQCSKWDDPEIEVSKSDEYESRKGKWINPRNHNYLRITRILTSLRILGLSNYALSFFNCLAQIYSQESQNIGTETYNFWRKAVDE